One genomic region from Dehalobacter restrictus DSM 9455 encodes:
- a CDS encoding HD domain-containing protein: protein MKGLTKLRSNLKTGFSDFDEYRDCIQELIINEKLYVMEKYIHHKHITCLEHSFSVSYTSFILCRRLGLDFRSAARGGLLHDFFLYDWHTTKPEKGLHGFTHPSAALENAGKYFILNDVEKDIIVKHMWPLTVKLPRYTESFVVAFADKYCALFEIIIPRSAIARKDCLKTLMITNHN, encoded by the coding sequence ATGAAAGGCTTAACAAAATTAAGATCGAACTTAAAGACAGGTTTCAGTGATTTCGATGAATACCGGGACTGTATTCAGGAATTGATCATTAACGAAAAACTGTATGTCATGGAGAAGTATATTCATCATAAGCATATTACCTGTCTGGAACACAGCTTTTCCGTGTCTTACACCAGTTTTATTCTTTGCCGTAGACTGGGGCTCGACTTCCGGTCTGCCGCGCGGGGCGGACTCCTGCACGACTTTTTTCTGTATGACTGGCATACGACGAAACCGGAAAAGGGGTTGCACGGATTTACCCATCCGTCAGCTGCCCTGGAAAATGCCGGAAAGTATTTTATTTTGAATGATGTGGAAAAGGACATTATTGTCAAGCATATGTGGCCCTTAACTGTGAAACTGCCGCGCTATACGGAATCGTTTGTTGTCGCCTTCGCAGATAAATACTGCGCACTGTTTGAAATCATTATTCCAAGATCGGCGATAGCAAGGAAGGATTGTTTAAAAACGTTGATGATCACTAACCACAATTAG
- the gap gene encoding type I glyceraldehyde-3-phosphate dehydrogenase: protein MSVKVAINGFGRIGRLCMRAFLESSGDLEVVAVNDLGKADMLAHLLKYDSTHGTLPYDVIVEDGVMKVKGSTIKLLAEKNPEELPWKELGVDVVIESTGRFVDREGAGKHLKAGAKKVVISAPGKDEDLTIVMGVNDDKYDPAKHHIISNASCTTNCLAPVAKVIMKEFGIEHGMMTTTHSVTNDQRILDFEHSDWRRARAAFQSMIPTTTGAAKAVALVLPELKGKLNGLAVRVPTPNVSLVDFVVNVSKATTKEEVNAKLKQAAEGELKGILSYNELPLVSSDYNGNNASSIVDGLSTMVIGDKMIKVLAWYDNESGYSNRVIDVIKMMAARGF, encoded by the coding sequence ATGTCCGTTAAAGTAGCAATCAATGGTTTTGGCAGAATTGGAAGGCTTTGTATGAGAGCTTTTCTTGAATCTTCAGGGGATTTGGAAGTCGTTGCAGTGAATGATCTTGGCAAAGCAGATATGCTGGCGCATTTGCTGAAATACGATTCTACCCACGGTACACTGCCTTACGATGTTATCGTCGAAGATGGTGTGATGAAGGTCAAAGGAAGCACCATCAAACTTTTGGCCGAAAAAAACCCAGAAGAGCTGCCCTGGAAAGAACTGGGCGTCGATGTCGTGATTGAATCGACCGGAAGATTTGTGGACAGGGAAGGTGCAGGTAAACACCTGAAAGCAGGGGCTAAAAAGGTTGTTATTTCGGCACCCGGTAAAGATGAAGATCTCACGATTGTGATGGGTGTCAATGACGACAAATATGATCCGGCCAAACATCATATCATTTCCAACGCTTCTTGTACCACCAACTGCCTGGCTCCTGTTGCGAAAGTGATTATGAAAGAATTTGGCATCGAGCACGGAATGATGACGACAACGCACTCCGTAACCAATGACCAGAGAATTCTAGACTTTGAGCATTCTGACTGGCGCAGAGCCAGAGCTGCATTCCAATCAATGATCCCGACAACCACAGGAGCGGCAAAAGCCGTGGCCCTTGTTTTGCCAGAGCTCAAAGGAAAGCTGAATGGTCTGGCAGTAAGAGTCCCGACACCGAATGTGTCTTTGGTCGATTTTGTTGTGAATGTCAGCAAAGCGACGACGAAGGAAGAAGTCAATGCCAAGCTTAAACAGGCTGCAGAAGGTGAGCTAAAAGGAATCCTTTCCTATAACGAACTGCCCCTTGTTTCGAGCGATTATAACGGCAATAACGCCAGTTCGATCGTTGACGGACTGTCCACAATGGTTATCGGTGATAAGATGATCAAAGTCCTGGCCTGGTATGACAATGAATCCGGCTATTCGAACAGGGTGATCGATGTGATCAAGATGATGGCTGCCCGCGGGTTTTAA
- the pyk gene encoding pyruvate kinase has protein sequence MRRTKIICTIGPASEHPDKIRQLIQSGMNVARLNFSHGSHEAHGRTIVNLRVAAEQTGVNLGILLDTKGPEIRTGLVPEQGVHLENGSNFMLDQDESLGSAERVFVTYPDLWSEVVPGNHILLSDGLLDLEVTSAENGQITTIVRNGGLLKSQKGVNVPGASIQLPALTLKDIEDIQFGLRNGIDFIAASFTRKASDILEVRKVVEEANAAVKIIAKIESHEGIRNIDSILEVADGIMVARGDLGVEIPVEEVPIFQKEIICKCNALGKTVIVATQMLESMTHQPRPTRAEASDVANAILDGTDAIMLSGETAAGEFPVEAVQTMDKITHKAEGIFFKTSAPLEKGRNIADAIGHASYTIAADLNAAAIITPTQSGKTARMISRYRPKSLIIATTPYPEVARSLTLSWGVHTIIVPESTGTDQLLSVAVTRSLDQKLIQTGDVVVLTAGVPVGKVGTTNLIKVQVVGNVLARGTGIGRRAYSGKASKASDPEKFSQGDIFIAPFTDAEQLPVMAKAGAVVVERGGLTSHAAIVALEYGIPAIVGADDAVQKIQEGVLITVDALSGVVYEGSVAIL, from the coding sequence ATGCGAAGAACCAAGATCATTTGTACGATCGGTCCTGCCAGTGAGCATCCGGATAAGATCAGACAGCTGATTCAGTCCGGCATGAATGTGGCCAGACTTAACTTTTCTCACGGCAGTCATGAGGCGCATGGAAGAACAATTGTGAACCTCAGGGTTGCTGCAGAACAAACCGGTGTTAATCTGGGGATCCTGCTGGATACCAAAGGTCCGGAGATTCGTACAGGCTTGGTTCCTGAGCAAGGGGTCCATCTGGAAAACGGAAGCAACTTTATGCTTGATCAGGATGAAAGCCTCGGTTCAGCTGAGCGGGTCTTTGTGACCTATCCGGATCTCTGGAGCGAGGTTGTGCCCGGAAATCATATTCTGCTGAGTGACGGGCTGCTTGACCTGGAAGTCACCTCAGCTGAGAATGGACAAATCACGACGATCGTCAGGAACGGGGGCCTGCTAAAATCCCAAAAAGGGGTCAATGTTCCCGGCGCCAGCATTCAGCTGCCGGCTCTCACGCTGAAAGATATCGAAGATATTCAGTTTGGGCTGCGAAACGGGATTGATTTTATCGCGGCTTCCTTTACCCGCAAGGCTTCGGATATTCTGGAAGTGCGGAAAGTTGTCGAGGAAGCGAACGCTGCGGTAAAGATTATCGCCAAGATTGAAAGTCATGAAGGCATACGTAATATCGACAGTATTTTGGAAGTTGCCGACGGTATTATGGTAGCCCGGGGAGACCTCGGCGTGGAGATCCCGGTGGAAGAAGTCCCAATTTTTCAAAAAGAGATTATTTGCAAATGCAATGCGTTGGGCAAAACAGTCATTGTAGCGACGCAGATGCTGGAATCGATGACGCACCAGCCGCGTCCGACCAGAGCAGAAGCAAGTGATGTTGCCAATGCAATTTTAGACGGCACGGACGCGATCATGCTCTCCGGTGAGACTGCAGCCGGTGAATTTCCGGTCGAAGCGGTACAGACAATGGATAAAATAACGCACAAGGCTGAAGGGATATTTTTTAAGACCAGTGCCCCGTTGGAAAAAGGACGCAATATTGCCGACGCGATCGGTCATGCCAGTTATACTATAGCAGCGGATCTGAACGCGGCCGCAATCATTACGCCGACCCAGTCCGGCAAAACAGCCAGAATGATTTCCCGTTACCGGCCGAAGTCGTTGATCATCGCAACAACGCCTTATCCCGAAGTAGCGAGAAGCCTGACCCTCAGCTGGGGTGTTCATACCATCATTGTCCCGGAAAGTACAGGAACGGACCAACTGCTTTCCGTTGCCGTGACAAGATCTTTGGATCAGAAATTGATTCAAACCGGCGATGTTGTTGTGCTGACTGCGGGTGTCCCGGTCGGTAAAGTTGGCACGACCAATCTGATCAAAGTCCAGGTGGTCGGGAATGTGCTGGCAAGAGGTACAGGGATCGGACGAAGAGCTTATTCGGGGAAGGCAAGCAAAGCTAGCGATCCGGAGAAATTCAGCCAAGGGGATATTTTTATAGCACCTTTTACCGATGCCGAGCAGCTGCCGGTTATGGCGAAAGCCGGTGCAGTTGTGGTTGAACGCGGAGGACTGACCTCGCATGCAGCCATCGTTGCTTTGGAATATGGGATTCCGGCAATCGTCGGAGCGGATGATGCTGTACAGAAGATTCAGGAAGGTGTTTTAATTACTGTAGACGCCTTGTCCGGCGTTGTTTATGAGGGCTCCGTTGCAATACTATAA
- a CDS encoding DeoR/GlpR family DNA-binding transcription regulator, with amino-acid sequence MTAGRQEKIRYLLQKHGHLTVAELAAEFNVSEMTIRRDLKQLALMGLIQREHGKAVYPQNPQIKNTVFTTRIGEAQSEKLSIGRAAAGLINEGESVILDSGTTTLAIALALDIKCTVVTNSLAVAEILSMREDITTVLTGGEVQSTTYSLLGPMTRENLDGFYADKLFLSATGISTEKGLSTSSMIESEVKQAMITSAREVILVAHSAKLGHILYHTFAKWEKVNQFITDAGASPEQIKRIEQYGVKVTLTSP; translated from the coding sequence TTGACAGCGGGCAGACAGGAAAAAATCAGATATTTGCTCCAAAAACACGGGCATTTGACGGTAGCGGAACTGGCTGCTGAGTTTAATGTTTCCGAAATGACCATACGCCGTGATCTTAAACAGCTTGCTTTGATGGGCTTGATTCAGCGGGAACACGGCAAAGCCGTTTATCCTCAAAACCCTCAAATTAAGAATACCGTCTTTACTACGCGGATCGGCGAAGCCCAAAGTGAAAAGCTTAGCATTGGCCGAGCAGCTGCTGGTCTGATTAATGAAGGAGAATCCGTAATTCTAGATTCAGGAACGACGACACTGGCGATTGCGCTCGCCCTTGACATAAAATGCACGGTTGTAACGAATTCCCTTGCCGTTGCCGAAATTCTCAGTATGCGTGAAGATATCACGACCGTCTTAACAGGCGGGGAAGTGCAAAGCACGACCTATTCGCTGCTGGGGCCGATGACCAGGGAAAACCTGGATGGATTCTACGCGGACAAACTGTTTCTGTCGGCAACCGGCATCAGCACGGAAAAAGGTCTTTCGACATCGAGCATGATTGAATCCGAAGTCAAACAGGCCATGATTACTTCGGCCAGGGAAGTTATTCTTGTCGCTCACAGTGCGAAACTTGGTCATATTCTCTACCATACATTTGCTAAATGGGAAAAAGTGAATCAATTTATCACAGATGCTGGAGCTTCTCCGGAACAAATAAAAAGAATTGAACAATATGGTGTAAAAGTCACGCTTACTTCTCCCTGA
- a CDS encoding HsmA family protein, giving the protein MSTYGLIGMVFISLALLIYSIGVWSEHFQRRLKWWHVITFYCGLICDTIGTGAMGLMVGGLLQFTFHGLTGLAAIIIMFFHAIWATVVLMKNNEQMIGKFHKFSILVWVIWLIPMITGAIFGASV; this is encoded by the coding sequence ATGAGTACGTATGGTTTAATCGGAATGGTTTTCATTTCTTTAGCTTTACTGATTTACAGCATCGGCGTCTGGAGCGAGCATTTTCAACGCAGACTGAAATGGTGGCATGTCATAACCTTTTATTGCGGCCTGATCTGCGATACCATTGGAACTGGGGCAATGGGACTTATGGTAGGAGGCCTGCTTCAATTCACTTTTCATGGTCTCACCGGTCTCGCGGCGATTATCATTATGTTTTTTCATGCCATTTGGGCAACAGTCGTCTTGATGAAAAACAATGAGCAAATGATTGGTAAATTTCATAAATTCAGTATTCTTGTGTGGGTTATCTGGTTGATCCCGATGATTACCGGTGCAATATTCGGTGCTAGCGTATAA
- a CDS encoding MinD/ParA family protein — translation MNQPQFFAGQKLNFTTNSELFHDIYTAEIKNVFPDRLELAITLHKGYLLLIPIGTVIRWLVSDSKIVLTSEVISRQPAQQSWCVTIPTVQRQQKKSRVIAIGSGKGGVGKTSLAINLSMALSQLGKRVIILDADIGMANVELLLKLNNPLNLTHVLKGECTLKDILTPGPGGIKLLPGSSGISSLTNLSPLQFNRIISGFADLEGECDIFLIDTGAGISEVVLKFLEAADDLLLVTTTEPHAMMDTYGLTKALAYRNSNIRPYLVINRCEDEAEAIKCCETFKKASSKYLKLQPELLGWIYDDKKVTKSLKSQNPLFLSQPNSEYAVQVLSIAKTLLGKRVTHERSTGILSFINKIKRNFA, via the coding sequence ATGAATCAGCCACAATTCTTTGCAGGACAAAAACTTAATTTTACGACTAACTCCGAATTGTTTCACGACATCTATACTGCAGAAATAAAGAATGTATTCCCTGACCGCTTGGAATTGGCAATCACTTTACATAAAGGTTATCTGCTGCTGATCCCGATTGGTACCGTGATACGCTGGCTGGTTTCCGATTCGAAAATCGTCCTTACATCCGAAGTGATTTCCCGGCAGCCGGCTCAGCAGAGCTGGTGCGTTACGATTCCAACTGTCCAGAGACAGCAAAAAAAATCCAGAGTCATTGCGATCGGCAGCGGTAAGGGAGGAGTTGGTAAAACTTCACTCGCTATCAATTTGAGTATGGCTTTAAGCCAGCTTGGTAAAAGAGTCATTATCCTTGATGCCGATATTGGGATGGCCAATGTCGAATTATTGTTGAAATTGAATAATCCGCTGAACCTTACCCATGTCCTGAAAGGCGAGTGCACCTTAAAGGACATTCTGACTCCCGGCCCGGGAGGAATTAAGCTTCTGCCGGGTTCAAGCGGCATTTCATCATTAACAAATCTCAGTCCTCTTCAGTTTAACCGTATCATATCCGGATTTGCGGATCTGGAAGGTGAATGCGATATCTTTCTGATCGATACCGGAGCAGGTATTTCGGAAGTCGTACTTAAATTTTTGGAGGCTGCGGATGACCTGCTGCTGGTTACCACCACAGAACCGCACGCGATGATGGATACATACGGACTGACCAAAGCGCTGGCGTACCGCAATTCGAATATCCGTCCTTACCTGGTGATCAATCGCTGTGAAGATGAAGCCGAAGCGATAAAGTGCTGTGAAACATTTAAGAAAGCTTCGTCCAAGTATCTCAAGCTGCAGCCGGAACTGCTTGGCTGGATTTACGATGACAAAAAAGTCACAAAATCCTTAAAGAGTCAAAACCCCTTATTTTTATCCCAGCCTAATTCTGAATATGCAGTTCAGGTCCTCAGCATCGCCAAAACGCTTCTTGGGAAAAGAGTCACCCATGAAAGGTCCACGGGAATTTTGTCCTTTATCAATAAAATTAAAAGAAATTTTGCCTAG
- a CDS encoding peptidoglycan DD-metalloendopeptidase family protein, whose product MISRKINKNYLDKIIQKFKKANTAEALAKQAKKIKFGIVNLANKIEYKEIFSKTAAKIKNISWKSPKTIGITVLALAVIFSGCFYFSSTTPAVGIVVNGKNIGYAASKSEAKRLVQEILTQQGNAAGTVAQTSDTIEYKSLRLKNEDYTGPVSKDVLANAIKPYVNGYGLQVNGKVVVVLANEQDINTLLKKYEDYQTKPSKNNTVSSVKIVEPVSKIASKVHPSEVKTVDAALEILVKGDVAETTYTIQEDDSLWLIARKNNMLTDEVIAANPGFTEDSVIQPGQKIKLVQTKPYLTVRSEGTKVVSEVVPFDVLSKTDSSLGYGKSIIKQAGKDGEKAVTYSYVEENGKMIEKQVVKEEVVNKPVNQIVAKGPGRSIVYVGTSRGSGSISGLSWPISGGITSYYGSRHGSFHTGIDIDGVTGQPYYAAASGTVVEAGWDGGYGYCIMIDHGNGVSTRYGHSSKLFVSVGQTVSKGQNIGNVGSTGNSTGSHLHFEVIINGSTVNPLNYL is encoded by the coding sequence ATGATTAGTAGAAAGATAAACAAAAATTATCTGGACAAAATCATACAAAAATTTAAAAAAGCGAATACTGCAGAGGCTTTGGCTAAGCAAGCGAAAAAAATAAAATTTGGCATCGTGAACTTAGCAAATAAAATCGAATATAAAGAAATTTTTTCGAAGACGGCAGCAAAGATTAAAAATATTTCCTGGAAATCTCCAAAGACGATCGGGATCACCGTGCTGGCTTTGGCAGTGATTTTCAGTGGTTGTTTTTATTTTAGCTCGACAACTCCGGCAGTAGGTATTGTTGTAAACGGTAAAAACATTGGTTATGCAGCAAGTAAGTCTGAGGCTAAACGACTGGTTCAAGAGATTCTTACCCAGCAGGGGAACGCAGCCGGAACCGTTGCTCAGACCAGCGATACCATAGAATATAAAAGTCTAAGATTAAAGAATGAAGATTATACCGGGCCGGTGTCTAAAGATGTTTTGGCAAATGCCATTAAGCCGTACGTCAATGGCTATGGGCTACAGGTGAATGGCAAAGTCGTGGTTGTTTTAGCCAACGAACAAGACATCAATACTTTGTTGAAAAAGTATGAGGATTATCAGACGAAGCCTTCGAAAAATAATACTGTTTCTTCAGTTAAAATTGTCGAACCGGTCTCCAAAATTGCATCAAAGGTTCACCCGAGTGAAGTCAAGACAGTTGATGCCGCTTTGGAAATCTTGGTTAAAGGCGATGTGGCAGAAACCACGTATACCATTCAAGAAGATGATTCTTTATGGCTGATTGCCCGTAAGAACAATATGCTGACAGACGAAGTGATTGCTGCTAACCCGGGATTTACTGAAGACTCAGTAATTCAGCCAGGACAGAAAATCAAGCTTGTTCAAACAAAGCCTTACCTTACAGTACGAAGTGAAGGTACGAAAGTAGTCAGTGAGGTTGTTCCGTTTGATGTGCTTTCCAAGACGGACAGCAGTCTCGGCTACGGCAAGAGTATCATCAAGCAGGCGGGTAAAGATGGTGAAAAGGCCGTTACATATTCGTATGTTGAGGAAAATGGTAAAATGATCGAAAAGCAGGTTGTCAAGGAAGAAGTCGTCAATAAACCTGTAAATCAGATTGTTGCTAAAGGACCTGGCCGCTCAATTGTCTATGTTGGGACATCCCGCGGATCCGGCAGTATCTCCGGTTTAAGCTGGCCCATCAGCGGAGGTATTACCTCCTATTATGGTTCTCGTCATGGCAGCTTCCATACTGGAATCGACATTGATGGAGTTACCGGCCAGCCCTATTATGCGGCAGCTTCCGGCACCGTTGTAGAAGCAGGATGGGATGGCGGATATGGATACTGCATCATGATCGATCATGGTAATGGCGTATCTACCCGGTATGGTCACTCATCCAAACTGTTTGTCAGTGTCGGACAAACTGTATCGAAAGGCCAAAACATCGGCAATGTAGGCTCAACCGGCAATTCAACAGGATCACATTTGCATTTTGAAGTAATCATTAACGGCAGTACTGTAAATCCTTTGAACTATCTGTAA
- a CDS encoding DegV family protein, whose protein sequence is MPFQIVVDSASDMPRDLAEKLGIVVVPMPVNIDGVTYAEGIDIFPDKFYANFKDYKELPKTSQPNLNLLKDAYEKVLAEGKEVIAIHLSSGLSSTCQTAVMVREMCSASEKIHIIDSLGASLGFGLQAILASEILKHTDTWQEIEPQIMEIKNKMRYIFTIDTLEYLVKGGRLSKTAGFVAGLLDVKPILHMNTEGKIDVFNKVRSRKAAIRKLIEIMKNEIVEAEKQVIGISHSACLEEAKALAEEIKNTLPVKDVIISDIGCVVGSHVGPGTLALYYQSVPKM, encoded by the coding sequence ATGCCATTTCAGATCGTAGTAGACAGCGCTTCAGATATGCCAAGAGATCTAGCTGAAAAACTTGGGATTGTTGTTGTCCCGATGCCGGTAAATATTGATGGGGTTACCTATGCAGAAGGGATCGATATTTTTCCGGACAAGTTTTACGCTAACTTCAAAGACTATAAAGAACTCCCGAAGACTTCGCAGCCTAATTTGAATCTCTTAAAGGACGCCTACGAAAAAGTATTGGCTGAAGGTAAAGAAGTCATTGCCATACACCTGTCTTCCGGCTTAAGTTCAACTTGTCAAACGGCAGTGATGGTGCGGGAAATGTGCAGCGCTTCGGAGAAAATACATATCATCGACAGCCTTGGTGCATCTTTGGGATTTGGGCTGCAGGCAATACTTGCGTCAGAAATACTGAAGCATACCGATACCTGGCAGGAGATTGAACCGCAAATCATGGAGATTAAAAATAAAATGCGGTACATTTTTACCATTGATACGCTGGAGTACCTTGTCAAAGGTGGAAGATTAAGCAAAACAGCCGGATTCGTCGCCGGACTTTTGGATGTCAAACCGATCCTGCACATGAATACGGAAGGAAAAATTGACGTATTTAACAAAGTCAGATCCAGAAAAGCTGCGATCCGCAAGCTTATTGAAATCATGAAAAATGAGATCGTTGAAGCAGAAAAGCAAGTGATCGGGATTTCTCATTCGGCATGTTTGGAAGAAGCCAAAGCCCTGGCTGAAGAAATCAAAAATACACTGCCGGTCAAAGACGTAATTATTAGTGATATTGGCTGTGTTGTAGGCAGCCATGTCGGACCGGGAACGCTGGCACTTTACTACCAGTCCGTTCCCAAGATGTAA
- the miaB gene encoding tRNA (N6-isopentenyl adenosine(37)-C2)-methylthiotransferase MiaB: MSNEMNKKVCTISYGCQMSERDAETLTAISEKNGYARTENPEQADLIIINTCCVRESAENKIIGKIGQLKKLKEKKPQLKIAVAGCMIQQPGLLEKLQKRAPHVDIWTGTFDHHQFEGLLRTADQGGKAALVSEAACETTEVVPLAEKGKLRINVNIMYGCDNYCAYCIVPYVRGRERSRPMDVILDEIRTLVKNGCRDVTLLGQNVNSYGKKDGFAYDFSDLLTEIDKIEGLYRIRFMTSHPKDFSDKLIETVARGEHICEHFHLPFQAGSNQVLAAMNRGYTRGYYLERIARILEIVPEARLTTDIIVGFPGETEEDFELTLDLVNTVPFNQAFTFMFSKRSGTAGALLQDQVPLDIKKNRLQRLMALQNSQSLSWRQKMIDNRYEILVEGPSKSDPKYLTGRTRGNEIVVFESREDLVGSLVSVTIRSANSWTLFGELSEP; the protein is encoded by the coding sequence ATGTCGAACGAAATGAATAAGAAAGTGTGTACGATTTCGTATGGCTGTCAAATGTCCGAGCGGGATGCCGAGACCTTGACGGCCATTTCGGAAAAAAACGGGTACGCGCGCACCGAGAACCCTGAACAAGCCGATTTGATTATCATTAATACCTGCTGCGTCAGAGAAAGCGCCGAAAATAAAATTATTGGCAAAATCGGTCAATTGAAAAAACTGAAAGAAAAGAAACCGCAGCTCAAGATTGCGGTTGCCGGATGCATGATTCAACAGCCCGGCCTTCTGGAAAAACTCCAAAAAAGAGCCCCTCATGTCGATATCTGGACAGGGACCTTTGATCATCATCAATTTGAAGGTTTGCTGAGAACAGCGGATCAGGGCGGAAAAGCCGCGCTTGTTTCCGAGGCGGCCTGTGAAACTACTGAGGTTGTTCCTTTGGCTGAAAAAGGAAAGCTCCGGATCAATGTCAACATTATGTATGGCTGTGACAATTATTGTGCCTATTGCATTGTTCCTTATGTCAGGGGAAGGGAACGCAGCCGGCCGATGGACGTCATTCTGGACGAAATCAGGACACTTGTTAAAAATGGCTGCCGTGATGTGACCTTGCTTGGCCAGAATGTCAATTCCTACGGAAAAAAAGACGGTTTTGCCTATGATTTTTCCGATTTGCTGACTGAAATCGATAAAATTGAAGGGCTTTACCGAATCCGGTTTATGACCTCTCATCCGAAAGATTTCAGTGATAAGCTGATCGAGACGGTAGCCCGCGGTGAGCATATCTGTGAACACTTCCATCTGCCATTCCAGGCCGGAAGCAATCAAGTGCTGGCGGCAATGAACAGAGGGTACACCAGGGGATATTATCTGGAAAGAATTGCGCGTATTCTGGAAATTGTACCCGAGGCCCGATTGACAACCGATATTATTGTTGGGTTTCCCGGAGAAACGGAAGAAGATTTTGAACTGACGCTTGATCTTGTCAATACAGTGCCTTTCAACCAGGCTTTTACCTTCATGTTTTCCAAACGGTCCGGGACAGCGGGGGCGTTGCTTCAGGATCAGGTTCCGCTCGATATCAAGAAAAACCGTCTGCAGAGACTGATGGCGCTTCAAAATTCTCAGAGTCTGAGCTGGCGCCAGAAAATGATTGACAACCGCTATGAAATTCTGGTGGAAGGACCCAGTAAGTCGGATCCTAAATATTTAACAGGCCGTACCAGAGGAAATGAGATTGTTGTATTCGAAAGCAGGGAGGACTTGGTTGGTTCACTTGTTTCGGTTACAATCAGATCTGCAAATTCCTGGACGCTTTTTGGGGAGCTAAGTGAACCATGA